A stretch of the Vanacampus margaritifer isolate UIUO_Vmar chromosome 6, RoL_Vmar_1.0, whole genome shotgun sequence genome encodes the following:
- the c2cd4a gene encoding C2 calcium-dependent domain-containing protein 4A, whose product MWVAEKIRVSMESSILPMSSTEFNFKISDIMFGEKSDKHKRISHFPNVITPDNIPEFCIPPTIPSLQELKNTDHGRAARVAKASHCEKAEVELVHHEPLNPHIIQVESVDEGPYDGCSDEETTNADPQSQAALSLPHLAKAQTCYGFCTLLESPHTRRKESLFHSDPGSSPLLLPRSRSATCSKAASPSLSSPSSFSLNTLSSRLSPRGHNLNWQASPDSDTTSSTESSPFSSPLLTRCPAKSSLFKALSHELLLSRNMRKAMVSRNNSLSTDEGSSTDNSPNVMRRASEGVGESLPSCYSLAPPTIFPMDVTLHRERVLKERMVPIGKDGSLRLSAEYCPDNQRLRVRLISAEGLYPLSVDSKIINCSVGISLSPGKVQKQRSTVIRKSRNPIFNEDFFFDGISEEDLGVRSLRFKVVNKMSTLKRDYLLGSCDLPLGRIITLNH is encoded by the coding sequence ATGTGGGTAGCGGAGAAGATCCGTGTTTCAATGGAGAGCTCCATCCTGCCCATGTCATCGACAGAATTCAACTTCAAAATCAGCGACATCATGTTCGGGGAAAAATCGGACAAGCACAAAAGAATTTCCCATTTCCCAAATGTCATCACCCCCGACAACATCCCAGAGTTCTGCATACCGCCCACCATTCCGTCCCTGCAGGAGCTCAAAAACACGGATCACGGCCGAGCTGCTCGCGTCGCCAAAGCGAGCCACTGTGAGAAGGCTGAGGTGGAATTGGTGCACCACGAGCCCCTCAACCCGCACATAATCCAGGTGGAGAGCGTGGACGAGGGCCCCTACGACGGCTGTAGCGATGAGGAGACAACAAACGCAGATCCTCAAAGCCAGGCTGCCTTGTCCCTCCCCCATCTGGCCAAAGCCCAGACCTGCTACGGCTTTTGCACCTTATTGGAGAGCCCTCACACCAGGAGGAAGGAGTCCCTCTTCCACTCCGATCCGGGTTCCTCCCCCCTGCTGCTGCCCAGGAGCCGATCCGCCACCTGTTCGAAAGCCGCCTCACCCTCCTTGTCCTCACCTTCCTCCTTTAGCCTCAACACTCTGTCCTCCCGACTTTCCCCGAGAGGACACAATCTCAACTGGCAGGCGTCTCCGGACAGCGACACGACGTCCTCCACGGAGTCGTCTCCCTTCAGTTCGCCCCTTCTGACCAGATGCCCCGCCAAGTCGTCCCTCTTCAAGGCGCTGAGCCATGAGCTGCTGCTATCGAGGAACATGAGGAAAGCCATGGTGTCCCGGAATAATTCCCTGTCCACGGATGAAGGCAGCTCGACCGACAACAGTCCCAACGTGATGAGGAGGGCATCGGAGGGCGTTGGCGAAAGCCTCCCCAGTTGCTATAGTCTGGCACCCCCGACCATCTTCCCCATGGATGTGACCCTGCATAGGGAGCGAGTCCTGAAAGAGAGAATGGTGCCGATCGGGAAGGACGGCAGCCTGAGACTCTCAGCAGAGTACTGCCCAGACAACCAAAGACTGAGGGTCCGGCTGATCAGTGCCGAGGGTCTGTACCCTCTGTCCGTAGACTCCAAGATCATCAACTGCAGCGTCGGCATCTCGCTGTCTCCGGGAAAAGTCCAGAAGCAACGCAGCACGGTCATCCGAAAGAGCCGCAATCCCATCTTCAATGAAGATTTCTTTTTCGACGGCATCTCCGAGGAAGACCTCGGCGTGCGCTCCCTTCGCTTCAAAGTGGTCAACAAAATGTCCACCCTTAAAAGAGACTATCTGCTGGGTAGCTGTGATTTGCCTCTTGGTCGCATCATCACCTTAAACCATTAG